A portion of the Granulosicoccus antarcticus IMCC3135 genome contains these proteins:
- a CDS encoding Ig-like domain-containing protein codes for MRTRKSVGMDKYALAALLVAGTLILGGCGQRSDLATSTDQTDSGTDTDTDTDVDSGTDEPDVGAANSAELNMRVLSNVNSINTGGTDVANITALVTDVNNNALAETQVTFSSTGGVLQNISSITDENGEASATLNLAQDFQNQDIVVTVSANNFDAAVTVTALGSTLEVTGPETLVLGDKAELVLSLVAGNGEPIANQPMSVTSAVNNTIEPAIAVTDPDGRVSILVGSENSDDTIRISGLNGTVNATHQFEVAADILKFSDAAIDSELPVSTINSIAVSWSSEGLPVVGRELRFSTTAGEIVGDSTVLTNAEGQATVMLQSSSAGPAKVTVEAADEGQPKTSVDIEFVATVPGMVAIDATSTRVHTQEASTIVALVTDVNGNPVKNQVVDFTSADLKGGQLNPASAKSNSSGIASVAFTAGNNATEVDDIQIQAKVKGTELVDILDLTVVKRVLNVTIGTSNEINIKPLGTQYAMPFIVQVADGSGTPLEDATVKLSIRPMTFTKGYMVLVNEGGFEYAADIENWSAHHWAVADAHIICSTEDGNGNRILDTGEDLNGNGSLDPQDPAALAAIDSDEYATISGGTLTTDKNGSGYFEMLYPASNSLWSYVQITARAEALGAEADDFFRTILPLPATEISEESENPANHFSPYGVDLDCSNTN; via the coding sequence ATGCGAACGAGAAAAAGTGTGGGAATGGATAAATATGCACTGGCCGCTTTGCTAGTGGCGGGAACTTTGATTCTTGGCGGTTGCGGACAGCGTAGCGATCTTGCCACCAGCACAGATCAGACTGATTCCGGGACTGACACCGATACCGACACTGATGTCGATAGCGGCACCGATGAGCCGGATGTGGGGGCTGCCAATTCGGCTGAGCTGAACATGCGAGTGTTGAGTAACGTCAACAGCATCAATACGGGTGGTACTGATGTGGCCAACATCACCGCGCTGGTGACCGATGTCAACAATAATGCTCTGGCCGAGACCCAGGTGACGTTCAGTTCAACGGGCGGGGTGTTGCAGAACATCTCCAGTATTACTGACGAAAATGGCGAAGCGAGTGCGACGCTGAATCTGGCTCAGGATTTTCAGAACCAGGACATTGTGGTGACCGTATCTGCCAACAACTTCGATGCGGCAGTCACAGTGACAGCGCTGGGAAGTACATTGGAAGTCACTGGACCAGAGACGCTGGTGCTGGGTGACAAGGCCGAGCTGGTTTTGAGCCTGGTTGCCGGTAATGGTGAGCCAATCGCCAACCAGCCAATGAGCGTGACATCAGCGGTTAACAATACAATTGAGCCTGCGATAGCGGTGACAGATCCTGATGGTCGCGTCTCTATCCTGGTGGGTTCTGAAAACTCTGATGACACGATTCGCATCAGTGGCTTGAACGGTACGGTCAATGCCACCCATCAGTTTGAAGTGGCTGCTGACATTCTTAAATTTTCCGACGCAGCAATCGATTCAGAACTACCGGTGTCAACAATCAACTCCATTGCCGTCTCCTGGAGCAGTGAGGGTCTGCCAGTGGTTGGGAGAGAGCTGCGATTCTCGACAACTGCGGGTGAAATTGTGGGTGATAGCACTGTGTTGACGAATGCCGAGGGGCAGGCGACCGTCATGTTGCAATCCAGTAGCGCCGGACCAGCCAAGGTTACCGTTGAAGCGGCAGATGAAGGGCAGCCAAAAACCAGTGTTGATATCGAGTTCGTTGCGACTGTGCCAGGCATGGTTGCCATTGACGCGACTTCCACTCGTGTTCATACCCAAGAGGCCAGTACCATTGTGGCACTGGTTACCGACGTGAATGGTAATCCAGTCAAGAATCAGGTTGTAGACTTCACTAGCGCTGATCTGAAGGGAGGTCAGTTGAACCCCGCTTCTGCCAAGAGCAATAGTAGCGGTATTGCAAGTGTGGCTTTTACTGCAGGCAATAATGCAACTGAGGTTGATGATATACAGATTCAAGCTAAGGTGAAAGGTACTGAGCTGGTTGATATTCTTGATCTGACTGTTGTCAAGCGGGTGCTTAACGTCACGATCGGTACCTCCAATGAAATAAATATCAAGCCACTGGGTACTCAGTACGCGATGCCGTTTATCGTGCAAGTAGCTGACGGTAGTGGTACGCCGCTGGAAGACGCGACGGTGAAGCTCTCCATCCGGCCGATGACTTTCACCAAGGGCTATATGGTACTGGTCAATGAGGGTGGGTTCGAGTATGCAGCTGATATTGAAAACTGGTCTGCACACCACTGGGCAGTGGCAGATGCCCATATCATTTGTAGCACAGAGGATGGTAATGGCAATCGTATACTCGATACAGGTGAAGACCTGAACGGTAATGGCTCGCTTGATCCGCAGGATCCCGCAGCACTGGCCGCCATTGACAGTGATGAATACGCCACTATCAGCGGTGGAACACTCACGACTGACAAGAACGGTTCTGGCTATTTCGAAATGTTGTATCCAGCCAGTAACTCCCTTTGGAGCTATGTGCAAATCACGGCACGTGCCGAAGCACTGGGTGCTGAGGCCGATGACTTTTTCCGCACAATTCTGCCCTTGCCAGCCACTGAAATATCAGAGGAAAGTGAGAATCCGGCTAACCATTTCAGCCCATACGGGGTGGATCTGGATTGCAGCAACACCAATTGA
- a CDS encoding HDOD domain-containing protein: MVFKSDSNPAVSNADENSVMILAAAAKVSPVGELNDANREALCKTATVVHVQRNDQIKPENSHRWLMYLVEGSVHLYSGKEEIGVINAGTPEALKPLFLDKGAHQSARTNTVARIVKFGREQLSILLKEQQKNAINVMDVQVGELDNLVFDDIVAAMETNKITLASSAEGAEKILASYRTVAGIPELAEVIQSDPGLAVHIVRAANKVDSSNNDSTSSIRGAITRLGVTETQRTLIDLLQNNTMVPASAVIEKRLRRFLQRTRLSAAIVQVLSTKVPDLKPEVATMVALASDVGELLILTHANRHADRFTDEQQLVDVIKNLRVIVSAWLMSHWDFPEEFIDACNVARDWYRNHNGEITYTDLVTAALLIIQSEMPEPMHSSIPSANNLLLARRLQQAGIDLTAPDEIVKAATGRLLTLQELLKAA, translated from the coding sequence ATGGTTTTCAAGAGCGATTCGAATCCAGCGGTGTCAAACGCTGACGAGAACAGTGTGATGATACTGGCCGCAGCTGCGAAGGTATCTCCGGTTGGTGAGCTCAACGACGCCAACCGGGAGGCCTTGTGCAAGACTGCAACTGTTGTGCATGTTCAACGCAACGATCAGATCAAGCCTGAGAATTCACACCGGTGGTTGATGTATCTGGTTGAAGGTTCTGTGCACCTGTATTCCGGCAAGGAGGAGATCGGCGTAATCAACGCAGGAACGCCTGAAGCCTTGAAGCCTTTGTTTCTGGATAAGGGGGCTCATCAGAGCGCACGAACCAACACAGTTGCCAGGATCGTGAAGTTTGGTCGAGAGCAGTTGAGTATATTGCTCAAGGAGCAACAGAAAAACGCTATTAACGTCATGGATGTGCAAGTCGGCGAGCTGGATAATCTGGTGTTCGACGATATTGTAGCGGCCATGGAAACGAACAAAATCACTCTGGCAAGTTCTGCCGAAGGGGCTGAAAAAATACTGGCATCCTATCGTACGGTTGCCGGCATTCCAGAGTTGGCCGAAGTCATTCAGAGTGATCCCGGTCTGGCTGTGCATATTGTGCGCGCCGCCAACAAGGTTGATTCAAGCAACAATGATTCAACCTCCAGCATACGAGGCGCAATCACTCGCCTGGGTGTGACAGAAACTCAACGAACCCTGATTGACCTTCTACAGAACAACACCATGGTGCCTGCCAGCGCGGTGATTGAAAAACGCCTGCGTCGATTTTTACAGCGCACACGGTTATCGGCAGCCATAGTGCAAGTGCTGTCGACCAAAGTCCCAGACCTGAAGCCGGAAGTGGCCACGATGGTTGCATTGGCATCAGATGTCGGTGAGCTATTGATTCTGACACATGCCAACCGTCATGCAGATCGTTTTACTGACGAGCAACAGCTTGTTGATGTCATCAAGAATTTGCGGGTTATTGTCAGTGCCTGGTTGATGTCACACTGGGATTTTCCAGAAGAATTCATTGATGCCTGTAATGTTGCACGTGACTGGTATCGTAATCACAATGGCGAGATAACTTACACGGATCTGGTGACGGCAGCTCTGCTGATCATTCAATCCGAGATGCCAGAGCCCATGCATAGTTCGATTCCCTCGGCCAATAATCTGCTGCTGGCCAGACGCCTGCAACAGGCAGGCATCGATCTGACTGCACCTGATGAAATCGTCAAGGCTGCGACCGGGCGCCTGCTCACCTTGCAGGAGCTACTCAAGGCGGCCTAG
- a CDS encoding aminotransferase class V-fold PLP-dependent enzyme: protein MDITQIRRDTPGVANVIHLLASGSALMPRCVSEAVVSHIELESLHGGYEAAEMQADSLNSVYDSIARLIGATAKEIALLENATVAWCQAFYALPLQRGQRILTCEAEYAANYVAFLQRARRDGLIIDVIPSTASGELDLDALASMMDESVGLIAITWVPTNGGLVNPAAEVGKIARRYDVPYLLDACQAVGQMPVNVVEIGCDFLSATGRKFLRGPRGTGFLYVCESWIEKLEPVVIDHFAAPWIATDQYELRSDARRFENWENAYALRAGLGKAADYALSIGLEAIQARVVGLTAQLREQLQGLPGARLRDLGANPCAIASFSLEALEPGAVVRTLRSRGINIGASDPSSTRLDAERRALPTLLRVGPHYYNTEDEIEQLVDALKTLIPTTN, encoded by the coding sequence ATGGACATTACTCAGATTCGGCGTGATACCCCCGGTGTTGCCAATGTTATTCACCTGCTCGCCTCCGGCTCAGCCTTGATGCCGCGTTGTGTCAGCGAGGCGGTGGTGAGTCACATTGAGCTCGAATCGCTGCACGGCGGTTATGAGGCAGCAGAGATGCAAGCCGACTCCTTGAACTCTGTCTATGACAGTATTGCGCGCCTCATCGGTGCCACCGCCAAAGAGATTGCGCTGCTTGAGAATGCCACTGTTGCCTGGTGCCAGGCCTTCTATGCTTTGCCACTGCAGCGCGGACAGCGCATTCTGACCTGTGAAGCGGAATATGCGGCCAACTATGTGGCTTTCCTGCAACGGGCTCGTCGCGATGGCCTGATCATTGACGTGATTCCCAGTACCGCCTCCGGCGAGTTGGACCTGGATGCCTTGGCTTCAATGATGGATGAGAGCGTCGGGTTGATTGCCATCACTTGGGTGCCGACCAATGGAGGGCTGGTCAATCCAGCCGCTGAGGTTGGAAAAATTGCCAGACGTTACGATGTGCCGTATTTGCTGGATGCCTGTCAAGCCGTAGGACAGATGCCGGTGAATGTCGTGGAGATCGGTTGTGATTTTCTGTCGGCAACCGGGCGCAAGTTTTTGCGTGGTCCACGCGGTACCGGCTTTCTTTATGTCTGTGAATCCTGGATAGAGAAACTGGAGCCTGTTGTCATTGATCATTTTGCAGCGCCCTGGATTGCTACGGATCAATACGAACTTCGATCTGATGCGCGCCGCTTCGAGAACTGGGAAAATGCCTATGCGCTCAGAGCCGGCCTGGGAAAGGCAGCAGATTACGCCTTGTCGATAGGGCTCGAGGCTATACAGGCCCGAGTGGTTGGCTTGACAGCACAGTTGCGTGAGCAGCTACAAGGTTTGCCGGGTGCCAGGCTTCGTGATCTGGGTGCCAATCCCTGCGCTATTGCCAGCTTCAGTCTTGAGGCTCTGGAGCCTGGAGCCGTTGTTCGTACTTTGCGGTCGCGAGGTATCAATATCGGGGCGTCTGATCCATCCAGCACCCGTTTGGATGCCGAGCGTCGAGCACTACCCACACTGCTGCGGGTCGGCCCGCATTATTACAATACCGAAGATGAGATTGAGCAGCTCGTGGATGCTTTGAAGACCTTGATTCCTACGACAAATTGA
- a CDS encoding CsbD family protein, which translates to MMKRILGASILGLALLGGSAMADDGKWNQIEGNWDQMKGSVQEKWGDLTNDEVDQLSGNREQFVGMIKEKYGIAQEEAEEQVNEWADALGMD; encoded by the coding sequence ATGATGAAGCGCATATTGGGTGCATCCATTCTTGGCCTGGCTCTGCTTGGTGGATCTGCAATGGCAGATGATGGCAAGTGGAACCAGATAGAAGGTAACTGGGACCAGATGAAGGGTAGCGTGCAGGAGAAGTGGGGCGATCTGACCAACGATGAAGTCGATCAACTCTCTGGTAATCGCGAACAGTTCGTCGGTATGATCAAAGAGAAATACGGTATCGCCCAGGAAGAGGCAGAAGAGCAGGTTAACGAGTGGGCTGATGCTCTTGGTATGGACTAA
- the uxaC gene encoding glucuronate isomerase, producing MPQLDTDRLLPLDDRSRGIARDLYTSISNLPIISPHGHTEPAWFANNTPFANAAELFVVPDHYVFRMLVSQGIELDSLGVPRADGTTVEQDPRAIWALFAKNYHLFRGTPSQLWLDHSFEHVFGIREELSAETADDYYTHITNSLATPDFLPRALFDRFNIEALATTESALDELKWHKQLGDSDWQGRIITTYRPDAVVDPEFADFANNVAQLGSLTGCDTQTFSGYLQAHRLRRQFFKTMGATATDHGHASARTEDFPPEQASKLFEKALAGQCSAEEADAFRGHMLTEMARMSLDDGLIMQIHPGSARSHNHGVAATHGRDKGFDIPTRTEYVHALQPLLNAVGMEKSLTIIVFTLDETAFSRELAPLAGVYPALKLGPPWWFFDSYEGMRRFRETTTETCGFYNTAGFNDDTRAFCSIPARHDVARRVDCAYLATLVTTGRLREKDAIELAFELTYGLVKKAYRL from the coding sequence ATGCCCCAGCTAGATACTGACCGACTACTGCCCCTGGATGACCGTAGCAGAGGGATTGCTCGTGACCTGTATACATCGATCAGCAATCTACCTATCATCAGCCCTCACGGCCATACCGAGCCGGCCTGGTTTGCCAACAACACCCCGTTTGCAAACGCTGCCGAGTTGTTTGTCGTCCCTGACCACTATGTCTTTCGCATGCTGGTCTCCCAGGGTATCGAGCTGGACTCACTCGGCGTTCCGCGTGCCGACGGCACGACCGTGGAGCAAGACCCGCGAGCTATCTGGGCGTTGTTTGCAAAAAACTATCATCTGTTTCGTGGCACGCCCTCCCAGCTGTGGCTTGATCATTCCTTCGAGCATGTCTTTGGCATTCGTGAAGAGCTGTCCGCAGAGACCGCCGATGATTACTACACGCATATTACAAACAGCCTGGCCACTCCCGACTTTTTGCCGCGCGCGCTATTCGATCGCTTCAATATCGAAGCACTGGCAACCACCGAAAGTGCGCTCGATGAATTGAAGTGGCACAAGCAATTAGGTGACTCGGATTGGCAGGGGCGAATCATCACAACTTACCGACCCGATGCCGTGGTCGATCCGGAGTTCGCCGATTTTGCCAACAACGTGGCACAGCTTGGCAGTCTCACCGGCTGTGATACACAAACCTTCAGCGGCTACTTACAAGCGCATCGCCTACGCCGTCAATTCTTCAAGACCATGGGTGCCACGGCTACCGATCATGGCCATGCCAGCGCTCGTACCGAAGACTTTCCTCCAGAACAAGCGTCAAAGTTGTTTGAAAAAGCCCTGGCAGGTCAATGCAGCGCCGAGGAGGCTGACGCGTTTCGCGGACATATGCTCACAGAAATGGCTCGCATGAGTCTGGACGACGGACTGATTATGCAGATCCACCCAGGCTCTGCACGCAGTCACAATCATGGCGTTGCCGCAACGCACGGTCGTGACAAGGGCTTTGACATTCCTACCCGCACCGAGTACGTGCATGCATTGCAACCATTGCTGAATGCAGTGGGTATGGAGAAGAGCCTGACGATTATTGTCTTCACTCTGGATGAAACTGCCTTTTCCAGAGAGCTTGCACCATTGGCAGGGGTTTATCCCGCTTTGAAGCTGGGACCGCCGTGGTGGTTTTTCGACAGCTATGAAGGTATGCGCCGTTTCCGCGAAACCACCACTGAGACTTGTGGTTTCTACAACACGGCAGGCTTCAATGATGACACCCGAGCATTTTGCTCGATTCCGGCACGACATGATGTCGCGCGTCGTGTGGATTGCGCTTATTTGGCAACGCTTGTGACAACCGGCAGATTGCGTGAGAAGGATGCCATTGAGCTGGCCTTCGAACTGACTTATGGCTTGGTGAAAAAAGCTTACCGACTGTAA
- the hppD gene encoding 4-hydroxyphenylpyruvate dioxygenase encodes MGPYPHDAPKATIDKLNIAGTDGFEFVEFAHHDPAQLEALFIQMGYTEVARHKSKNVSLYRQGRVNYILNREPDSHASRFVEEHGPCAPAMAWRVVDAQHALQCALNYGATEYTGNDKSLDVPAVIGIGGSLLYLVEDYDQGRSPYDNEFEWLGARDPQPTGAGFYYLDHLTHNVMRGNMDTWYQFYATVFNFREIRFFDIKGKMTGLTSRALTSPCGKIRIPINESADENSQIEEYIKEYKGEGIQHIAVGTDDIYAATDRIAAQGMQFMPGPPSIYYDKSHDRVSDHEEPIELMKKHGILIDGEGVVDGGTTRILLQIFSKTVIGPIFFEFIQRKGDDGFGEGNFKALFESIEEDQIQRGVLKASA; translated from the coding sequence ATGGGCCCTTATCCCCACGATGCACCCAAAGCCACCATCGACAAGCTCAACATTGCAGGAACCGATGGTTTCGAATTTGTCGAATTCGCTCATCATGATCCGGCACAGCTTGAAGCCTTGTTCATACAGATGGGTTACACCGAAGTGGCTCGGCACAAGAGCAAAAACGTTTCTCTGTACCGACAGGGACGAGTGAACTACATTCTCAACCGCGAACCTGACAGTCATGCCTCACGGTTTGTAGAAGAACACGGCCCCTGTGCTCCTGCCATGGCATGGCGTGTCGTCGATGCCCAGCATGCACTGCAATGTGCGCTGAACTACGGTGCCACTGAATATACTGGCAACGACAAATCCCTGGACGTGCCTGCCGTGATCGGCATCGGTGGCTCCCTGCTGTATCTGGTCGAAGACTACGATCAGGGACGCTCTCCTTATGACAATGAATTCGAATGGTTAGGCGCCCGTGATCCACAGCCTACTGGTGCTGGTTTCTACTACCTTGATCATCTGACGCACAACGTCATGCGCGGCAATATGGATACCTGGTATCAGTTCTACGCAACGGTATTCAATTTTCGTGAAATCCGATTCTTTGATATCAAGGGAAAAATGACGGGTCTGACCAGCCGTGCGCTGACCTCGCCTTGCGGCAAGATCAGAATCCCCATCAATGAAAGTGCTGATGAGAACAGTCAGATCGAAGAGTACATCAAGGAATACAAAGGCGAAGGCATTCAACATATCGCCGTTGGCACCGATGACATCTACGCGGCGACTGATCGTATTGCCGCCCAGGGCATGCAGTTCATGCCGGGACCCCCTTCGATCTATTACGACAAATCACATGATCGAGTCTCGGATCACGAAGAGCCGATCGAGCTGATGAAAAAGCACGGCATTCTGATCGACGGTGAAGGTGTTGTCGACGGCGGCACAACCCGTATTCTGTTACAGATTTTTTCCAAAACCGTCATAGGGCCCATCTTTTTCGAATTCATTCAGCGCAAAGGCGATGACGGGTTTGGCGAGGGTAACTTCAAGGCCTTGTTTGAATCCATCGAAGAAGATCAGATTCAACGCGGCGTGCTGAAAGCCTCGGCCTGA
- a CDS encoding pentapeptide repeat-containing protein, giving the protein MSNESDPFNGPQLQRQHYQRANMAMSNFDGVNMAESHFFAVLSDATFNDTNLARAKFDDVNLGAATFHNINLQDATFDNINFSNVKISNANLTDMSINGILVSDLLAAYEKLENSA; this is encoded by the coding sequence ATGAGCAACGAATCAGACCCATTCAATGGCCCACAGTTACAAAGACAACACTACCAGCGCGCCAATATGGCCATGTCGAATTTTGATGGCGTGAATATGGCTGAATCGCATTTTTTTGCAGTGCTTAGTGATGCTACCTTCAACGATACCAACCTGGCCCGCGCCAAATTTGATGATGTGAATCTGGGTGCAGCAACGTTTCATAACATCAACCTGCAAGATGCCACTTTCGATAACATCAACTTTTCCAACGTGAAGATCAGCAACGCCAACCTGACCGATATGAGCATCAACGGGATACTGGTGAGTGATTTGCTGGCAGCCTACGAGAAGCTTGAGAATTCCGCTTGA